One Microlunatus soli genomic window carries:
- a CDS encoding ABC transporter permease, translating into MRFIVRRLGFFVITLWVALTVNFFVPRLMPGNPAEAMMARYKGRVNPEALKALEVAFGLNTHKPLPVQYVEYLGNTLTGDFGTSLTFFPQPVSQVVAQALPWTLGLVGITTVVAFVVGTGIGVIGGWRRNGAVDSVLPPVFVITSALPYFWVGLILIMAFSLGTNGALPNDGGYDPILDPGFNAEFVVDVIKHAILPSISILVVSIGGWILTMRNNVVTTLAEDYIRMARAKGIADRKIMINYAARNAVLPNLSGFAMSLGFVVSGSILVEYTFNYPGVGYMLLSSVNNQDYPLMQALFVLITVTVLVAVLISDFLTAWLDPRVRTAG; encoded by the coding sequence ATGCGCTTCATCGTGCGGCGGTTGGGGTTCTTCGTGATCACCCTGTGGGTGGCACTGACGGTGAACTTCTTCGTTCCCCGGCTGATGCCGGGGAACCCCGCCGAGGCCATGATGGCCCGCTACAAGGGGCGGGTGAATCCGGAGGCGCTGAAGGCGCTCGAGGTCGCCTTCGGGTTGAACACTCACAAGCCGCTCCCGGTGCAATACGTGGAGTATCTGGGCAACACCCTGACCGGAGACTTCGGTACGTCGTTGACGTTCTTTCCGCAGCCGGTGAGTCAGGTCGTCGCCCAGGCCCTGCCGTGGACGCTCGGCCTGGTGGGCATCACCACCGTGGTCGCGTTCGTCGTCGGCACCGGGATCGGCGTGATCGGTGGATGGCGACGCAACGGGGCCGTGGACAGCGTGCTACCGCCGGTGTTCGTGATCACCTCGGCACTGCCGTACTTCTGGGTCGGGCTGATCCTGATCATGGCCTTCTCACTCGGCACCAACGGTGCGCTGCCGAACGACGGTGGGTACGACCCGATCCTCGATCCGGGCTTCAATGCCGAGTTCGTCGTCGACGTGATCAAACACGCGATCCTGCCGTCGATCAGCATCCTGGTGGTCTCGATCGGCGGCTGGATCCTGACCATGCGCAACAACGTGGTGACCACCCTGGCCGAGGACTACATCAGAATGGCGCGAGCCAAGGGGATCGCCGACCGGAAGATCATGATCAACTACGCTGCCCGGAATGCGGTGTTGCCGAATCTCTCGGGCTTTGCGATGTCGCTCGGATTCGTGGTCAGCGGATCGATCCTGGTCGAATACACCTTCAACTATCCGGGAGTCGGCTACATGCTGCTGAGTTCGGTCAACAATCAGGACTATCCGTTGATGCAGGCATTGTTCGTGCTGATCACGGTCACGGTCCTGGTCGCGGTGCTGATCAGCGACTTCCTGACCGCCTGGCTCGATCCGCGCGTCCGGACCGCAGGCTGA
- a CDS encoding ABC transporter permease: MSAVTAGAATDQAASTTRVRSGSGVLRAVLGNRKALVGAVLLLIFVVAAIVPGIFTSVHDPNQKFAQLLPPGAGHLLGTNAFGQDIWAQLIYGTRLSLLVAVVAGALASLLSVIIGVSAAYLGGVAEDLLSLLIDVFLVIPAFPLMIVIAAYAGGGNLAVVIGVLVVTGWSYGARQLRAQAMSLRNRDFLESARVRGERAPYVILFEMLPTMISLIAANFLGAALYALLAAAGLQFIGLGDSSSISWGTMLHWAQSNEALQTGQQWWVVAPGLCIALLGASFALLNYAFDEISNPALRPVRRRKGAST; this comes from the coding sequence ATGAGTGCTGTCACAGCCGGCGCGGCAACCGATCAAGCGGCGTCGACAACCCGAGTGCGGTCCGGTTCGGGCGTGCTCCGGGCGGTGCTGGGTAACCGCAAGGCCCTGGTCGGCGCCGTGCTGTTGTTGATCTTCGTGGTAGCAGCGATCGTGCCCGGGATCTTCACCTCGGTGCACGACCCCAATCAGAAGTTCGCCCAACTGCTGCCACCCGGTGCCGGGCATCTGCTGGGGACGAACGCGTTCGGTCAGGACATCTGGGCCCAGTTGATCTACGGGACCCGGCTGTCGCTGCTCGTTGCCGTGGTCGCCGGTGCCCTGGCCAGTCTGCTGTCGGTGATCATCGGGGTCTCCGCAGCCTATCTCGGGGGTGTGGCGGAGGACCTGCTGTCACTGTTGATCGACGTCTTCCTGGTGATCCCCGCCTTTCCGTTGATGATCGTCATCGCCGCCTACGCCGGTGGCGGCAACCTGGCGGTGGTGATCGGTGTGTTGGTGGTCACCGGCTGGTCCTACGGTGCTCGCCAGCTCCGCGCCCAGGCCATGTCGCTGCGGAATCGGGACTTCCTGGAATCCGCGCGGGTGCGGGGCGAACGGGCACCGTACGTGATCCTGTTCGAGATGCTGCCCACGATGATCTCGCTGATCGCCGCCAACTTCCTCGGCGCGGCGCTGTACGCGTTGCTGGCTGCCGCTGGCCTGCAGTTCATCGGCTTGGGTGATTCGTCGTCGATCAGTTGGGGGACGATGCTGCACTGGGCGCAGAGCAATGAGGCACTGCAGACCGGACAGCAGTGGTGGGTGGTCGCACCCGGGCTCTGCATCGCGCTGCTCGGGGCTTCGTTCGCCCTGCTGAACTACGCCTTCGACGAGATCAGCAATCCGGCGCTGCGTCCGGTGCGCCGACGGAAGGGTGCGTCCACGTGA
- a CDS encoding ABC transporter ATP-binding protein, whose protein sequence is MSNLLEVTDLSVTYDTSAGPVTAVDHVDLTLQPGEFLGIVGESGCGKSTLLFAIAQLLTAPAGIAGGEVVFRGKNMVAMNARELAPIRWREMSVVMQSAMNALNPVKRLRDQFADTMRAHGVRDKAEIRARSEDVLDLVGIDRAHLASFPHQLSGGMRQRAMIAMALLFTPELVIMDEPTSALDVVAQRSLMLQIKELQDRLGFAVLFVTHDMSLVSHFSDRLMVMYAGQEVEFGPTRQVFDTPAHPYSRGLLDAFPSIKGERRPLEGIPGAPPSLSALPPGCRFEPRCPLAFADCATTEPALYDIAGVGSRCLLADPARIGTETRRAGDHD, encoded by the coding sequence GTGAGCAATCTGCTGGAGGTCACCGACCTGTCGGTCACCTACGACACCTCCGCCGGCCCGGTCACGGCGGTCGATCATGTCGACCTGACGCTGCAGCCGGGGGAGTTCCTCGGCATCGTCGGGGAGTCCGGGTGCGGCAAGTCGACGCTGTTGTTCGCGATCGCACAACTGCTGACCGCACCGGCCGGGATCGCCGGCGGCGAGGTGGTCTTCCGCGGCAAGAACATGGTGGCGATGAATGCCCGCGAGCTGGCGCCGATCCGTTGGCGGGAGATGTCGGTGGTGATGCAGAGCGCGATGAATGCGCTCAACCCGGTGAAGCGGCTGCGGGACCAGTTCGCCGACACGATGCGCGCACACGGCGTGCGGGACAAGGCCGAGATCCGCGCCCGATCCGAGGACGTGCTGGACCTGGTCGGCATCGACCGGGCCCACTTGGCGAGCTTCCCGCATCAACTGTCGGGCGGGATGCGGCAGCGCGCGATGATCGCGATGGCACTCCTGTTCACCCCCGAATTGGTGATCATGGACGAGCCGACGTCGGCGCTGGACGTCGTCGCTCAACGCTCGTTGATGCTACAGATCAAGGAACTGCAGGACCGGCTCGGCTTCGCGGTGCTCTTCGTCACCCACGACATGAGTCTGGTCAGTCACTTCTCCGACCGACTGATGGTGATGTATGCCGGCCAGGAGGTGGAATTCGGCCCGACCCGGCAGGTCTTCGACACCCCGGCACACCCGTACAGCAGGGGATTGCTGGACGCGTTCCCGTCGATCAAGGGTGAACGGAGACCGCTGGAGGGCATCCCGGGCGCACCGCCGAGTCTGTCCGCACTGCCACCGGGCTGCCGCTTCGAACCGCGCTGTCCGTTGGCGTTCGCCGATTGTGCGACGACCGAGCCCGCGCTGTATGACATCGCCGGAGTGGGGTCCCGCTGCCTGCTTGCCGATCCGGCCCGGATCGGTACCGAGACGAGGAGAGCCGGTGATCATGACTGA
- a CDS encoding ABC transporter ATP-binding protein: protein MTDARTDTSTAASNSGDTHDVLQAKGLTRTFRVGSGLRGRGRLHAVDDANFSIGRSEIVALVGESGSGKSTIARLLAQVYRPTSGEIFFDGKPLSSLRSRREVLRYRAAVPMVFQDPFSSLNPAYPVSHGILRGLKLHRPDIAPGERRAEAERLLTAVGLSPAAQIVDRYPYELSGGQRQRIGFAQALAYRPKLILADEPVSMLDISIRIGLLNVMTALRDEQGVSLLYITHDIASARYVADRMMVMYAGRIVESGPVDDVLGDPRHPYTQLLVAAVPDPRAELAVTAEMAKGEPPKVIDPGPGCRFADRCPLARDVCRTTTPPLLELAPGIEVACHVAAEEAGRGTESMATAR, encoded by the coding sequence ATGACTGACGCACGGACGGACACGTCGACCGCGGCTTCGAACTCCGGGGACACCCACGACGTGCTGCAGGCCAAGGGGTTGACCCGGACGTTCCGCGTCGGCAGCGGGCTACGCGGACGCGGCCGGCTGCATGCGGTCGATGACGCCAATTTCTCGATCGGTCGGTCCGAGATCGTCGCCCTGGTCGGCGAGAGCGGCAGCGGCAAGAGCACCATCGCTCGGCTGCTGGCGCAGGTCTATCGTCCGACCAGCGGTGAGATCTTTTTCGACGGCAAACCGCTGTCGTCGCTGCGCTCCCGCCGCGAGGTGCTGCGGTATCGGGCCGCAGTGCCGATGGTGTTCCAGGACCCGTTCAGCTCGCTCAATCCGGCTTACCCGGTATCGCACGGGATCCTGCGGGGATTGAAGCTGCATCGTCCCGACATCGCGCCCGGCGAACGGCGAGCCGAGGCCGAACGGCTGCTCACCGCGGTCGGTCTGTCGCCGGCGGCACAGATCGTGGATCGCTACCCCTACGAGTTGTCCGGTGGGCAACGACAACGGATCGGCTTCGCCCAGGCGCTGGCCTATCGGCCGAAGTTGATCTTGGCCGATGAGCCGGTGTCGATGCTGGACATCTCGATCCGGATCGGCCTGCTCAACGTGATGACTGCGTTGCGTGACGAGCAAGGTGTATCGCTGTTGTACATCACCCACGACATTGCCAGCGCCCGCTACGTCGCGGACCGGATGATGGTGATGTACGCCGGGCGGATCGTGGAGTCCGGTCCGGTCGACGATGTGCTCGGCGATCCACGACATCCCTACACCCAGCTCCTGGTTGCGGCCGTACCCGATCCTCGGGCCGAGCTGGCCGTGACCGCCGAGATGGCCAAGGGTGAACCGCCGAAGGTGATCGATCCCGGACCGGGGTGCCGGTTCGCCGACCGCTGCCCGCTGGCGCGGGACGTCTGCCGGACCACCACCCCGCCGCTGTTGGAGCTTGCCCCAGGCATCGAGGTCGCCTGTCACGTGGCCGCTGAAGAGGCCGGTCGTGGCACCGAGTCGATGGCTACCGCGCGCTGA
- a CDS encoding sugar phosphate isomerase/epimerase family protein — protein sequence MMSPKSTPGPAARTWAIFSKPWAGLAADELGPLITGMGFDAAEVPVRDGAYLRPDTTGARLADFVHRLAGHGVQVISIASEPTEPMLAACAEAGVPMIRIMAPIGAQGYRASVDRLRTRFDALAPLCSRYGVEIGIQPHHGAFVSTVLGVHELIKDLAPQFRIVWDAAHDALAGENPAYTLEQCGDRLGLVNLKNAEYRRVSDDSPFRYRSWFDAGDQGLADWPLIMDVLRRISYHGPICLTAQYTDRTPEQTAVQATTDLAWVRSLDRDGVSAR from the coding sequence ATGATGTCACCGAAGTCCACTCCAGGTCCCGCGGCCCGGACCTGGGCGATCTTCAGCAAGCCGTGGGCCGGCCTGGCCGCGGACGAACTCGGCCCGCTGATCACCGGGATGGGGTTCGACGCGGCCGAGGTGCCGGTCCGCGACGGTGCCTATCTGAGGCCGGACACGACGGGCGCGCGGCTGGCCGACTTCGTCCATCGGCTCGCCGGCCACGGCGTACAGGTGATCAGCATCGCCTCCGAGCCGACCGAACCGATGCTCGCGGCCTGTGCCGAAGCCGGGGTGCCGATGATCAGGATCATGGCCCCGATCGGCGCCCAGGGCTATCGCGCATCCGTCGACCGGCTGCGTACCCGGTTCGACGCGCTGGCTCCGCTCTGCAGCCGATACGGCGTCGAGATCGGCATCCAGCCGCACCACGGAGCATTCGTCAGCACCGTCCTCGGCGTGCACGAGCTGATCAAGGACCTGGCACCGCAGTTCCGGATCGTCTGGGACGCTGCGCACGACGCGCTGGCCGGTGAGAACCCGGCGTACACGCTCGAACAGTGTGGCGACCGACTCGGCCTGGTCAACCTGAAGAATGCCGAGTATCGGCGGGTGTCGGACGACAGCCCGTTCCGCTACCGATCCTGGTTCGACGCCGGAGACCAGGGCCTGGCGGATTGGCCGTTGATCATGGACGTGCTGCGCCGGATCTCCTACCACGGACCGATCTGCTTGACCGCGCAGTACACCGACCGGACACCCGAACAGACCGCCGTCCAGGCGACCACCGACCTCGCCTGGGTCCGCTCCCTGGATCGCGATGGGGTCAGCGCGCGGTAG
- a CDS encoding carbohydrate ABC transporter permease, with the protein MTSELTLPRPIVTPPKSPDAQPGADRQLRTRLLLFVCFLVTAFTLIPVVMMVLVAFQSDPESMAATPSFWPSSWHPENFARVFELVPVGRYLLNTVIFAAGTTLLETATAALAAYAFGRIRFRGRNVIFAIYLATLMIPSQVTLIPQFVLVARLHWVDTWWGMIIPHAFTALGVFLLRQFFLGIPGEYEEAARIDGANRWQSFTRIILPLAVPAVATLAVFKFISQWNNLLWPLVVSNTDATRTAAVGLRVFQDSNGTQWNLLLAAATVTTVPLIILFFLTQRWFVRGITLSGLGGR; encoded by the coding sequence ATGACCAGTGAACTCACTCTCCCTCGTCCGATCGTGACGCCACCGAAGTCGCCCGACGCCCAGCCGGGCGCCGACCGGCAGCTTCGGACCAGGTTGCTGCTGTTCGTCTGCTTCCTGGTGACCGCGTTCACCCTGATCCCGGTGGTGATGATGGTTCTGGTCGCGTTCCAGTCCGATCCGGAGTCGATGGCGGCCACTCCCTCGTTCTGGCCGTCGAGCTGGCATCCGGAGAACTTCGCTCGCGTCTTCGAACTGGTGCCTGTCGGCCGTTACCTGCTGAACACAGTGATCTTCGCCGCCGGCACCACGCTACTGGAGACCGCGACGGCCGCGCTGGCCGCGTACGCCTTCGGGCGGATCCGGTTCCGGGGCCGCAATGTGATCTTCGCGATCTACCTGGCGACCTTGATGATCCCGTCGCAGGTGACCCTGATCCCGCAGTTCGTGCTGGTCGCGCGGTTGCACTGGGTCGACACCTGGTGGGGCATGATCATCCCGCACGCCTTCACCGCACTCGGCGTTTTCCTGCTCCGGCAGTTCTTCCTCGGCATTCCGGGCGAGTACGAGGAAGCGGCACGGATCGACGGCGCCAATCGCTGGCAGAGCTTCACCCGGATCATCCTGCCACTGGCGGTACCGGCGGTCGCTACCCTGGCCGTCTTCAAGTTCATCAGCCAATGGAACAACCTGCTCTGGCCGCTGGTGGTGTCGAACACCGATGCGACCCGGACCGCTGCTGTCGGCCTGCGGGTGTTCCAGGACAGCAACGGCACGCAATGGAATCTGCTGCTGGCGGCTGCCACGGTCACCACCGTGCCGTTGATCATTCTGTTCTTCCTGACGCAGCGATGGTTCGTGCGCGGGATCACCCTGAGCGGCCTGGGAGGTCGATGA
- a CDS encoding carbohydrate ABC transporter permease codes for MAAWLFLLPSFIGFAIFTAGPVLAAAVISLLDWNLFSPPTWAGLSNFAQLLHDPTFWSALGNTAVFTFTSVPLTIAVSLGLALLLNVGIRRIAVFRSLLLLPYATITVAVAFVWVWLYIPHGGLINSALALVGIDGPAWLTSDTWAMPALVIMSVWKSFGFGMVIFLAGLQTIPQQLYEAAMVDGADVRRRFLRVTLPMLSPSLLFVVVTSVIGSFQVFDQALIMTNGGPGTATTTLVMYIYRTGFQNYHQGYAAAQSLVLFAFIVVITAGQFLASRRLVHYDQ; via the coding sequence GTGGCTGCTTGGCTGTTCCTGCTGCCGAGCTTCATCGGGTTCGCGATCTTCACCGCTGGTCCGGTGCTGGCGGCCGCCGTGATCTCGTTGTTGGACTGGAACCTGTTCAGCCCACCGACCTGGGCCGGACTGTCGAACTTCGCCCAACTGCTGCACGATCCGACCTTCTGGTCAGCGCTGGGCAATACGGCCGTCTTCACCTTCACCAGCGTCCCGCTGACGATCGCCGTCAGCTTGGGGCTGGCGTTGTTGCTCAACGTCGGGATCCGGCGGATCGCAGTCTTTCGATCGTTGTTGCTGCTGCCGTATGCGACGATCACTGTTGCCGTCGCTTTCGTCTGGGTGTGGCTCTACATCCCGCACGGCGGACTGATCAACAGCGCGCTCGCCCTGGTCGGCATCGACGGACCGGCCTGGCTGACCTCGGACACCTGGGCGATGCCGGCGTTGGTGATCATGAGTGTCTGGAAGAGCTTCGGTTTCGGGATGGTGATCTTTCTCGCCGGTCTGCAGACGATTCCGCAACAGCTCTACGAAGCGGCCATGGTCGACGGAGCCGACGTACGCCGTCGGTTCCTGCGCGTCACCCTCCCGATGCTGTCGCCGTCGTTACTGTTCGTCGTCGTCACCTCGGTGATCGGCTCCTTCCAGGTGTTCGATCAGGCTCTGATCATGACCAACGGCGGCCCCGGGACGGCGACCACCACACTGGTGATGTACATCTACCGGACCGGCTTCCAGAACTACCACCAGGGCTATGCAGCCGCCCAGTCCCTGGTGTTGTTCGCGTTCATCGTGGTGATCACCGCCGGACAGTTCCTCGCCAGCAGGAGGTTGGTGCACTATGACCAGTGA
- a CDS encoding ABC transporter substrate-binding protein codes for MSTISRRSLLRAAGLSGVAATVGGTAACATSETNDVTWSMWSSSAAEGKVWADFGAFVQKSMHRRSVSQLTPSDGYSTKMDLQLVSGTAPMVTAVNGTLISTYAARGALRTLDDLIAADHDFDADDFFPASRRISSFAGRTYAIGFDIAPTVLYVNKTMFAAAGIKPPSPTEPMSWQRFRELAVEFARKDGQYGFSCAPSIDDLVSWLYCAGGNVMNEQQSISTLHTDESMHALRFVIDLFTRDRVTPPIDNLVTTNALSNFLDGNVAMMQNGPWQVVNARKADFEWDIVPFPAGPAGSTPRVSGSSFAMPSATEDIDLGWQLLKTLTSTAALDIYARAGRNNPARESASTAFAAPPQNVGIVQEILAGRLAGGHPYDVTTNWNEVRDLLGQDLPRCFLGHRPVGEVIKELRPRLDSLMAQNQDNIRQLEGR; via the coding sequence ATGTCAACCATCTCTCGCCGATCGTTGCTGCGAGCAGCCGGCCTGAGCGGCGTCGCAGCCACCGTCGGCGGCACCGCCGCTTGCGCGACCAGCGAAACCAACGACGTCACCTGGTCGATGTGGTCCAGCAGTGCTGCCGAGGGCAAGGTCTGGGCCGATTTCGGAGCCTTTGTGCAGAAGTCGATGCATCGGCGCTCGGTCTCCCAGCTGACCCCGTCCGACGGCTACTCGACCAAGATGGACCTGCAGCTGGTCAGCGGCACGGCGCCGATGGTGACTGCGGTCAACGGCACCTTGATCAGCACCTACGCCGCACGTGGTGCCCTGCGGACCCTGGACGACCTGATCGCCGCCGATCACGACTTCGACGCCGACGACTTCTTCCCCGCCAGCCGGCGGATCTCCTCCTTTGCCGGCCGGACCTATGCCATCGGCTTCGACATCGCGCCGACGGTCCTGTACGTCAACAAGACGATGTTCGCTGCGGCGGGGATCAAGCCACCGTCGCCGACCGAGCCGATGAGCTGGCAGCGATTCCGCGAGCTGGCGGTGGAGTTCGCCCGCAAGGACGGCCAGTACGGCTTCAGCTGTGCCCCCAGCATCGACGATCTGGTGTCCTGGCTCTACTGCGCCGGCGGCAATGTGATGAACGAGCAGCAGTCGATCAGCACCCTGCACACCGACGAGTCGATGCATGCGCTGCGTTTCGTGATCGACCTGTTCACCAGGGATCGGGTCACCCCGCCGATCGACAACCTGGTCACCACCAATGCCCTGTCGAACTTCCTGGACGGCAATGTCGCGATGATGCAGAACGGACCGTGGCAGGTGGTCAATGCTCGCAAGGCCGACTTCGAGTGGGACATCGTCCCCTTCCCGGCAGGACCGGCCGGCAGCACGCCGAGAGTTTCCGGTTCCAGCTTCGCGATGCCGTCAGCGACCGAGGACATCGACCTCGGATGGCAGCTGCTGAAAACCCTGACCAGCACCGCGGCACTGGACATCTATGCCAGGGCCGGCCGCAACAACCCGGCTCGGGAGTCCGCCAGCACGGCATTCGCCGCGCCGCCGCAGAATGTCGGAATCGTGCAGGAGATCCTGGCCGGTCGCTTGGCCGGCGGCCATCCCTACGACGTCACCACCAACTGGAACGAGGTCCGCGATCTGCTCGGCCAGGATCTGCCCCGCTGTTTCCTCGGCCACCGACCGGTCGGTGAGGTGATCAAGGAGCTCCGGCCACGGCTGGACAGTCTGATGGCCCAGAACCAGGACAACATCCGCCAGCTCGAAGGACGATGA
- a CDS encoding mandelate racemase/muconate lactonizing enzyme family protein: protein MSGAAVGQGFSGSTIVSVQAFCVPVPFRRSFVLGSGAVGDRDRTGDVIFVKITTSDGEVGWGEQRALPSWSYETAETIMVVIEKYLAPLVIGLTPFDVELFARRAAKALSPSVSNGFPFARAAIDIAMHDAAGRLAGLPVHQLLGGRTTDAIPLCSAIGIDAPEVVARHVQDSAAYHAYKIKISGEVPADIAAVRAAAEQTGGKPIWLDANQSYRPAALHGLLTAIGDLPGLFCIEQPVPSTDWGGMQRLRADLRLPLAIDEGSFTAADLARTAVLGAADLVVIKVCKSGGLRQAQRTAAVAQAHGIELLASGLTDCGVGFAAALHLFSSLELALPAELNGPELLDDLFVDGLTITDAVAQIPTGPGLGVEVDEDRIRRTAR from the coding sequence ATGAGCGGCGCTGCGGTGGGCCAGGGATTCTCCGGTTCGACCATCGTGTCGGTGCAGGCGTTCTGCGTTCCGGTGCCGTTCCGGCGCAGCTTCGTCCTCGGCAGCGGCGCCGTCGGTGACCGCGACCGGACCGGTGATGTGATCTTCGTGAAGATCACCACCAGCGACGGGGAGGTCGGTTGGGGCGAGCAACGCGCGCTGCCGAGCTGGAGCTATGAGACGGCAGAAACGATCATGGTGGTGATCGAGAAATACCTGGCGCCGCTGGTGATCGGGCTGACTCCGTTCGATGTCGAGCTGTTTGCCCGGCGCGCTGCCAAGGCGCTCAGTCCTTCGGTCTCCAACGGCTTCCCGTTCGCCCGAGCGGCGATCGACATCGCGATGCACGACGCAGCAGGCCGGCTGGCCGGCCTGCCGGTGCACCAGCTGCTCGGCGGCCGGACCACCGATGCGATCCCGCTCTGCAGCGCCATCGGGATCGATGCGCCGGAGGTGGTGGCGCGGCACGTCCAGGACAGTGCGGCCTACCACGCCTACAAGATCAAGATTTCCGGTGAGGTGCCCGCCGACATCGCCGCAGTCAGGGCCGCCGCCGAGCAGACCGGCGGCAAGCCGATCTGGCTGGACGCCAACCAGTCCTACCGGCCGGCGGCGTTGCACGGCCTACTGACCGCGATCGGCGACCTACCGGGGTTGTTCTGCATCGAGCAACCGGTGCCGAGCACCGACTGGGGCGGGATGCAACGGCTGCGCGCCGATCTCCGGCTGCCGTTGGCGATCGACGAGGGCAGCTTCACCGCCGCCGATCTGGCCCGCACTGCGGTACTCGGGGCAGCCGATCTGGTGGTGATCAAGGTCTGCAAGTCCGGGGGCCTGCGGCAGGCGCAGCGGACCGCGGCTGTCGCCCAGGCCCACGGCATCGAGCTGCTGGCCAGCGGCCTCACCGACTGCGGTGTCGGATTCGCCGCTGCGCTCCACCTGTTCAGCTCCCTGGAACTGGCCCTGCCGGCAGAATTGAACGGACCCGAGCTACTCGACGACCTCTTCGTCGATGGCCTGACGATCACCGACGCGGTCGCCCAGATCCCCACCGGGCCGGGACTGGGTGTCGAGGTCGACGAGGACCGGATCCGCCGCACCGCCCGCTGA
- a CDS encoding hydroxyacid dehydrogenase — MTRLLMAISPARADDVCDPATRTMIESRFDTTWADDQLDVATLRRLLPGRDAVITSWGTPPLPTDLLGADAGGPTVVGHAAGTIKKLLDGEGLARVTTFSAAPRIAWSVGEYCLSALLTLLRRLPAYDAGIRSGGWKPVAGPGREPLLRGLELRGSRIGIVGASSTARAFIELLRPFGVEMLVHDPYLDPARADALGVRPASLSEVMACAVLSIHVPATPETEGMITAELLDRLPDGGIVINSSRAAAVDNEALIAAADSGRLRVALDVYPTEPPDLAPEVLQNPNLLLTPHIAGDTGNGHQALVRYVLDDMIAFLDSGTTHGPSWVDPANLAITA, encoded by the coding sequence GTGACACGATTGCTGATGGCCATCTCCCCCGCCCGTGCGGACGACGTCTGCGACCCCGCGACCCGCACCATGATCGAATCCCGGTTCGACACGACCTGGGCCGATGATCAACTCGACGTCGCGACGTTGCGCAGACTACTGCCCGGTCGGGACGCGGTGATCACCAGCTGGGGTACGCCGCCGCTGCCGACCGACCTGCTCGGCGCCGATGCGGGCGGACCGACGGTCGTCGGACACGCTGCCGGGACGATCAAGAAGCTGTTGGACGGCGAGGGTCTGGCCCGGGTGACGACCTTCTCCGCGGCGCCCCGGATCGCCTGGTCGGTCGGTGAATACTGTCTGTCCGCGCTACTCACACTGCTGCGCCGGCTGCCCGCGTACGACGCCGGTATCCGGAGCGGCGGTTGGAAGCCGGTTGCCGGACCCGGTCGAGAGCCGCTACTGCGCGGCCTGGAGCTCCGCGGCTCGAGGATCGGGATCGTCGGCGCTTCGTCGACCGCACGAGCATTCATCGAGCTGCTCCGCCCGTTCGGTGTCGAGATGCTGGTGCACGATCCCTACCTGGACCCCGCCCGGGCCGATGCCCTCGGTGTCCGCCCCGCGTCCTTGTCGGAAGTGATGGCTTGCGCGGTGCTGTCGATCCATGTCCCGGCGACACCGGAGACCGAGGGCATGATCACCGCCGAGCTGCTGGACCGACTCCCCGACGGAGGGATCGTGATCAACTCCTCGCGCGCCGCGGCGGTCGACAACGAGGCGTTGATCGCCGCAGCCGACAGTGGCCGGTTGCGAGTCGCTCTCGACGTCTACCCCACCGAGCCACCGGACCTGGCGCCCGAAGTGCTGCAGAATCCGAACCTGCTGCTGACGCCGCACATCGCCGGCGACACCGGCAACGGGCATCAGGCCCTGGTCCGATACGTGTTGGACGACATGATCGCCTTCCTCGACTCCGGGACCACCCACGGGCCGAGCTGGGTCGACCCGGCGAACCTGGCGATCACAGCATGA